From one Leishmania panamensis strain MHOM/PA/94/PSC-1 chromosome 11 sequence genomic stretch:
- a CDS encoding hypothetical protein (TriTrypDB/GeneDB-style sysID: LpmP.11.0480) has product MAAPAADSQLQQRLQQLRKQFGSTYDSYAPATPDTPGSTRAKLSHHHRVPLQRAMVTDLDALYRDAFASSQVRMSAADLEALLRLVPSLTALSDFPTPDAPLLLIVVRAFQPRGSDAPTTRVSDAVLQSVLLDLTRLLHYPEPWSEGFAQVELAIRTTAAALLAPLLRYFVASAEEAAVEAQWRQWQELANHTLLDNVCTWITGLEAAQTQSGNADTQRKPSIRGTNTSTLALSPTTTAALLCQMLSFVVALVEHPCARSLTTESWTSLLSSVVSVMGQPRDATKKPELAYMALHVVLGVLDAGVVPPGVCRELALQTVAKSVPHGEADVPAPLPVSSLSSNTLNYASLFVAYVRLVKAVLLLEVEESPTGSDTARDTATQLHAVLAGLVEMSTHVYLEKVASPAAESDAAEVRMSLLSTVVKDLLSVRKESRSSSLQYTRYVQGMLLGHTPVVPYIITQLLQDCQAQMGLLTTSRELTALSTNTEVLQGVFLWSIHAAMDEGLLDVSHRDEVFTALPWGLYDAVDAVVGELTVCLAEVLLTHPAVCAHKNVAVLVARVISCEGLALLLRFLFFVMIPYGVADNVSWNARYRECLYAAEERVMRTVAAFDSGSPQLLAAFTDALDEMHTVLGPTVAKVSALLPSSTQSSLAPAGCQGALDKLMEVIPIF; this is encoded by the coding sequence ATGGCGGCTCCGGCGGCTGACtcgcagctccagcagcgtctccagcagctgcgaaaGCAGTTCGGCAGCACCTACGACTCGTACGCACCCGCAACACCAGACACACCAGGAAGCACTAGGGCAAAGCTcagccaccatcaccgcgtCCCCCTTCAGCGGGCCATGGTTACAGACCTTGACGCCCTCTACCGCGACGCTTTCGCCTCTTCGCAGGTGCGAATGTCAGCTGCTGACCTTGAGGCCCTCCTCCGCCTAGTGCCGTCCTTGACAGCGCTGAGCGATTTCCCTACCCCAGATGCGCCACTCCTTCTGATTGTAGTGCGCGCTTTTCAGCCCCGAGGCAGTGACGCGCCTACCACGCGGGTGTCAGACGCGGTCTTGCAGAGCGTTCTACTGGACCTAACGCGTCTTCTACACTACCCAGAGCCGTGGTCTGAAGGGTTCGCCCAGGTGGAGTTGGCCATCCGCACCACGGCTGCAGCACTCCTCGCGCCCCTCTTGCGATACTTTGTCGCCAGCGCTGAGGAAGCGGCAGTGGAAGCACAGTGGCGTCAGTGGCAGGAGTTAGCCAACCACACACTCCTGGACAACGTGTGCACGTGGATAACCGgactggaggcggcgcagacgcagTCCGGCAACGCCGATACACAAAGAAAACCGTCTATTCGGGGGACGAACACATCGACATTGGCGCTGTCACcaacgacgacggcggcccTGCTTTGCCAGATGCTGAGCTTTGTCGTCGCCCTCGTGGAGCACCCGTGCGCCCGTTCCCTCACCACCGAGTCGTGGACGTCGTTGCTGTCGTCTGTTGTATCCGTCATGGGACAGCCTCGGGACGCCACCAAGAAGCCGGAGCTCGCTTACATGGCGCTGCATGTTGTGCTCGGCGTGCTAGATGCCGGCGTGGTGCCGCCAGGTGTGTGCAGGGAGCTGGCTTTGCAGACAGTGGCGAAGTCCGTGCCGCACGGAGAAGCGGATGTCCCAGCCCCGCTGCCCGTCTCGTCCCTCTCCAGCAACACCCTCAActacgcctctctcttcgtcgcGTATGTACGACTGGTGAAAGCGGTTTTGttgctggaggtggaggagagccCCACAGGTAGCGACACAGCGAGGGACACAGcaacgcagctgcacgccgtTCTTGCCGGGCTCGTAGAGATGTCCACGCATGTGTACCTGGAGAAGGTCGCATCTCCGGCAGCGGAGTCAGACGCTGCCGAGGTTCGAATGTCCCTGCTGTCGACTGTCGTGAAAGACTTGCTGAGTGTGCGCAAGGAAAGCCGCAGCTCGTCACTGCAGTACACCCGGTATGTGCAGGGGATGCTCTTGGGCCACACGCCCGTCGTCCCGTACATTATcacacagctgctgcaagacTGCCAGGCTCAGATGGGGCTGCTGACGACGTCGCGTGAGCTCACAGCCCTCAGCACAAACACGGAGGTCCTTCAGGGTGTTTTTCTGTGGTCCATCCACGCCGCCATGGATGAGGGACTATTGGATGTGTCGCACCGCGACGAGGTTTTCACCGCCTTGCCATGGGGTCTCTACGACGCTGTAGATGCCGTCGTTGGAGAGCTGACCGTGTGCCTTGCGGAGGTGCTCTTGACGCATCcagcggtgtgtgcgcacaAGAACGTAGCGGTGCTCGTGGCGCGCGTCATCTCGTGTGAAGGACTCGCGTTACTGCTGCGCTTCTTGTTTTTCGTGATGATTCCGTACGGCGTGGCGGACAATGTATCGTGGAACGCTCGCTACCGCGAGTGCCTGTACGCAGCTGAAGAGCGCGTCATGCGAACGGTAGCTGCGTTCGACTCCGGGTCCCCACAGCTGCTGGCCGCCTTCACGGATGCACTAGACGAGATGCACACGGTTCTTGGACCCACGGTGGCGAAGGtgagcgcgctgctgccgtcgtccaCACAATCCTCATTAGCTCCTGCTGGATGTCAAGGTGCGCTAGACAAACTCATGGAAGTGATTCCCATCTTCTAG
- a CDS encoding mRNA capping enzyme-like protein (TriTrypDB/GeneDB-style sysID: LpmP.11.0490) — MLNANAKAFIPPGVIEGAPPSFHTIGWYRYCLSVPVERKMSALHEDSYLNSISSLLSLRYLYADRGGLDDDSLQYFINGQFIMSNNIPSSGDEEHASSGFLLSRSILTLYTDLAAIKHLNDSRGLLVHLDLPTEFNGDVSIFLASAWEAFFAAVSENPSVSAVGYSRSVVGMSGNQTNGTYRHYFFAACALPESLELVIMGTMSEFPVPVARIVHMKSVVPYLCSPHLQLGVMITVGDEAKRSAIKDRNVDFSLEMTYRADNFLEAWKAIRNIETHFLEALNRDVKWDRIHILHLHIDPTPTENPVAIPIWDIVWFIGLLCDDCSASIIGVSFSTTALDSPTKELVSRNKSAPFYVCSNLDAMLVANLSLDTKSTYYGGVPSHVKTVLPCWTWEPAVSAMELWQRARKHLSPVEMLTRMSFADAADSFARGIYTVHRKAVGTPIVLGTDSKGNIFGYDVDHNSVFGLPLCFGGTVDPVISCVFKGTLSSSYRSSLDYRIIIDDILLFKGKETKGIPFAERMRMLSNLGIEDESTWPHADPAHIVILKAECLPLDSSKKLVDTPVFDHSNMGLVFTPSIQPDDNSVFPTFVWVPPTSLTVRFVVENIVVANEMNEGFDRAYLGVSSNNVDSRIIIPYEGEFADYQREAYPTLGVGSIVECLLRRADDGAHWWDVLQDFDIAEKYEADSFDHVDELVHSPGVTQEEMLWLLKAPSYQCERCHKVNDVGRRNNRHNAYWCKNCWIETGHGDCVYCGRTFVLGMLDGTSNFFYCEECWRSFSTFNTDAEIGYHVPPPPNATFTQQVTTRCVSLLIDLMNPKTPSNDILDLCCGGSVARKWMRNKTSRYVGIDLKRSVVDAITSLICDSKEMPPEARYDVICGDVFSEDFWMSTIVKMHPRQFHLISCFAGLHHAFSSEEKARHFLGSIANALVPGGTFLGMFIDASVLFAKGKTYANSIMKAGWSVDSVPRIGHTFQFTTNNGPMRDVNVIPIDFLIAVASEYGLHAVSEAYLTFRELIEKDASWTKVPSTDEKEYLCARRTFAFKKESNELTPSSPARKSDTD, encoded by the coding sequence ATGCTAAACGCCAATGCGAAAGCGTTCATTCCTCCGGGGGTGATTGAGGGCGCACCACCGAGCTTCCATACAATCGGGTGGTACCGGTACTGTCTGAGCGTTCCGgtagagagaaaaatgaGCGCCCTTCACGAGGATAGCTATTTGAACAGTATTTCATCGCTTTTGTCTCTTAGGTATCTCTACGCCGACCGTGGCGGATTGGACGACGACTCACTGCAGTACTTTATCAACGGGCAGTTTATCATGTCGAACAATATCCCGTCAAGCGGCGACGAAGAGCATGCATCATCAGGGTTTTTACTTTCGCGGTCTATCTTGACGTTATACACAGATCTTGCCGCCATCAAACATTTGAATGATTCTCGAGGTCTTCTTGTGCACCTAGATTTGCCGACAGAATTCAACGGTGATGTCTCTATTTTTCTAGCAAGCGCCTGGGAGGCGTTTTTTGCCGCCGTATCGGAAAACCCTAGCGTGTCAGCTGTTGGCTACAGTCGATCAGTGGTTGGCATGAGCGGAAATCAGACGAATGGGACATACAGGCACTATTTTTTCGCGGCGTGCGCTTTGCCTGAATCGCTAGAGCTAGTGATCATGGGCACCATGTCTGAGTTTCCTGTTCCCGTTGCGCGAATTGTGCACATGAAATCGGTGGTGCCGTACCTCTGCAGTCCTCATTTGCAGCTAGGCGTCATGATAACTGTCGGGGACGAGGCGAAGCGTAGTGCAATCAAGGATCGGAATGTCGATTTTTCGCTGGAAATGACGTACCGAGCAGACAATTTTCTTGAGGCGTGGAAAGCGATACGCAACATCGAAACCCATTTTTTGGAGGCACTCAACAGAGATGTTAAGTGGGACAGAATTCACATTTTGCACCTACACATTGACCCGACACCAACCGAGAACCCGGTCGCAATTCCCATTTGGGATATAGTTTGGTTTATTGGACTTTTGTGCGATGATTGTAGCGCCAGCATCATTGGAGTGTCATTTTCTACCACAGCTCTTGATTCTCCGACGAAGGAGCTGGTAAGTCGCAACAAAAGCGCACCGTTTTATGTGTGCAGCAACCTGGATGCAATGCTGGTGGCTAATTTGTCGCTTGACACGAAAAGCACATATTACGGGGGTGTTCCTTCGCATGTGAAAACAGTTTTGCCGTGCTGGACTTGGGAGCCAGCCGTTAGCGCAATGGAATTATGGCAGCGTGCTCGAAAACACCTTTCCCCAGTCGAGATGTTGACGCGCATGTCATTTGCGGACGCTGCAGACAGTTTCGCGCGAGGTATATACACGGTTCACCGAAAAGCTGTGGGAACGCCTATCGTTCTTGGAACGGATTCAAAGGGCAACATTTTTGGTTATGACGTTGATCATAACAGCGTCTTTGGGCTCCCCCTCTGTTTTGGCGGCACCGTAGATCCAGTGATTAGTTGTGTGTTCAAGGGCACACTTTCTTCCTCGTACCGGAGTAGCCTGGATTATCGAATTATCATAGACGACATCTTGCTTTTCAAAGGCAAGGAAACCAAAGGCATCCCGTTTGCCGAGCGCATGCGTATGCTGAGCAATCTTGGAATTGAGGATGAAAGCACATGGCCGCATGCCGACCCCGCCCACATTGTTATCCTTAAAGCAGAGTGCCTTCCGTTAGATTCCTCCAAGAAACTCGTGGATACTCCGGTTTTCGATCACAGTAACATGGGGCTCGTCTTCACTCCATCAATCCAGCCAGATGATAATTCAGTATTTCCCACATTCGTCTGGGTGCCTCCAACATCACTCACTGTTCGGTTTGTGGTCGAAAATATCGTAGTCGCGAACGAAATGAATGAAGGTTTTGACCGTGCTTACCTTGGGGTCTCTTCCAACAATGTTGACAGCAGAATAATCATACCCTACGAAGGCGAATTCGCAGATTATCAGAGGGAGGCGTACCCTACACTGGGTGTGGGCTCCATTGTGGAATGTTTACTTCGCCGTGCCGATGATGGTGCTCACTGGTGGGATGTTTTGCAGGACTTCGACATCGCTGAAAAGTACGAGGCAGACTCATTCGATCATGTTGATGAGCTTGTTCATAGCCCCGGTGTGACGCAGGAGGAAATGCTGTGGCTTTTGAAGGCACCTTCTTATCAGTGCGAGCGGTGCCACAAGGTGAACGACGTGGGGAGACGGAACAACAGGCACAATGCGTACTGGTGTAAGAACTGCTGGATCGAAACGGGGCACGGTGATTGCGTGTACTGCGGACGCACTTTTGTGCTAGGCATGCTGGACGGCACCAGCAACTTTTTTTACTGCGAAGAGTGTTGGAGGTCGTTTTCGACCTTCAACACGGACGCTGAAATTGGCTACCAcgtgccaccacccccaaACGCGACTTTTACACAGCAGGTGACCACTCgatgtgtttctctcttgaTCGATCTGATGAATCCGAAGACGCCCTCAAACGATATTTTGGATCTGTGCTGCGGTGGGTCTGTTGCGCGAAAGTGGATGCGCAACAAGACCTCGCGCTATGTGGGCATCGATCTGAAGCGCAGCGTGGTTGATGCAATAACGAGCCTCATTTGCGACTCGAAGGAAATGCCACCCGAGGCACGCTACGACGTCATCTGTGGCGATGTGTTTTCCGAAGACTTTTGGATGAGCACCATTGTGAAAATGCACCCTCGTCAGTTTCACCTCATCAGTTGTTTCGCTGGGCTTCACCATGCGTTTAGCAGCGAGGAAAAGGCGCGTCATTTTTTGGGCAGCATTGCAAATGCCCTGGTTCCTGGTGGCACATTTCTCGGTATGTTTATCGACGCTAGTGTTCTTTTCGCCAAGGGCAAGACGTACGCGAACAGCATCATGAAGGCAGGATGGTCCGTTGACTCTGTTCCGCGCATTGGCCACACGTTTCAGTTCACCACCAACAACGGACCAATGCGTGATGTGAACGTCATACCCATTGATTTCTTGATAGCGGTGGCCTCGGAGTATGGGCTCCACGCAGTGTCCGAGGCTTACTTGACGTTTCGCGAGCTGATTGAGAAGGATGCCAGCTGGACTAAAGTTCCATCCACGGATGAGAAGGAGTACCTATGCGCGCGGCGAACATTTGCCTtcaagaaagagagcaacgaGCTGACACCATCCTCGCCTGCACGCAAGTCGGATACTGACTGA
- a CDS encoding tetratricopeptide repeat (TPR) protein (TriTrypDB/GeneDB-style sysID: LpmP.11.0500) → MPPKGQSKSSAKAQKAKAKKERLLLEARMRECQEKCAEARGYLEPTGRSAEPNFTKAKTALDAAFEAYDASSLAFFMLGQWNRMQGMYREAIESYSHALDMEPTNVQVLEWRGNCYQTLHDYVHAIEDNTSIVSLDPENDHAYNMRGLCVLQRSISGLRLRSVDFESCVRDFSTAVRLNEANYYAMANLGKVYEVQGHLEKAIEWYGKALDSSERYAYARFRRGCAALRMAERLLLRREEEEGCSDSDVPDAVAGTAKAWHDNSIKHMVEATSLANSRVPGGATREAVKTEVRQEMEQEEEAQTVARLLKLADSDFTLLLDRSPEAEKLTADPTVVLNIGICALLSKNINKAEEYLNLAQDIVVKRQDLVEDGDTPPLKHSDAFNSVLTIRLEELQKLKDMARSST, encoded by the coding sequence ATGCCTCCGAAAGGCCAGTCCAAGTCCTCGGCAAAGGCTCAGAAGGCAAAAGccaaaaaagagaggctgctgctggaggcgcgGATGAGGGAGTGCCAAGAAAAGTGCGCTGAGGCGCGAGGATATCTAGAGCCGACAGGTCGTAGTGCGGAGCCGAACTTCACCAAGGCCAAGACGGCACTGGATGCTGCCTTTGAGGCATACGACGCAAGCTCGCTCGCGTTCTTCATGCTCGGGCAGTGGAACCGAATGCAGGGAATGTACAGGGAAGCGATTGAGAGCTACTCTCACGCGCTAGACATGGAGCCGACAAACGTGCAGGTTCTCGAATGGCGCGGAAACTGTTACCAGACCTTGCACGATTACGTGCACGCCATCGAAGACAATACCAGCATTGTTTCGCTCGATCCGGAAAACGACCATGCGTACAACATGCGGGGCCTTTGCGTTCTGCAGAGAAGCATATCAGGCTTGCGCTTGCGCTCCGTTGATTTTGAGTCCTGCGTGCGTGACTTTAGCACCGCAGTCCGCCTCAACGAGGCCAATTACTACGCCATGGCAAATCTGGGAAAGGTATACGAGGTCCAAGGCCACCTGGAGAAGGCGATCGAGTGGTACGGAAAGGCGCTCGACAGTAGTGAAAGGTATGCCTACGCGAGGTTTCGCCGCGGGTGTGCAGCGTTGCGCATGGCGGAGAGGTTACTTCTGcggcgggaggaggaggaagggtgTTCTGACAGCGATGTACCGGATGCAGTTGCCGGGACAGCGAAGGCATGGCATGACAACTCAATCAAGCACATGGTAGAAGCGACTTCCTTGGCCAACAGTCGAGTTCCTGGCGGCGCAACTCGCGAGGCGGTAAAGACCGAGGTGCGCCAGGAAatggagcaggaggaggaggcgcaaaCGGTAGCAAGGTTGCTGAAGCTGGCTGATAGTGATTTCACTTTGCTGCTAGACCGCAGCccagaggcagagaagctcACGGCAGATCCAACCGTGGTGTTGAACATCGGCATTTGCGCACTTTTGAGCAAGAACATCAACAAGGCAGAGGAGTATCTGAATCTTGCTCAGGATATCGTGGTGAAGAGACAGGACCTCGTCGAGGATGGGGACACGCCGCCGCTCAAACATAGCGATGCCTTCAACAGCGTACTAACCATTCGGTTAGAGGAGCTGCAAAAGTTGAAAGACATGGCGAGGTCTTCGACATGA
- a CDS encoding hypothetical protein (TriTrypDB/GeneDB-style sysID: LpmP.11.0510), which yields MLRSTLTRRSGFSVKELYPYGVPRRTFPYREHQKQISLAPTAGGFYVTKHALGWPFQIPFEWLFYRSSVAFFIFCVAYDMLFGLPHPFMKEVPPGAPHHFFFGNAGGTPHHLWQYQDGWTVPNMSGGRRWFD from the coding sequence ATGCTTCGCTCGACGCTGACGAGGCGGAGTGGCTTCAGCGTGAAGGAGCTGTACCCGTATGGAGTGCCGAGGCGTACGTTTCCGTACCGAGAGCATCAGAAACAGATTAGCTTGGCACCGACCGCAGGCGGATTTTATGTAACCAAGCATGCCCTCGGCTGGCCATTTCAGATCCCGTTTGAGTGGCTCTTCTACCGCTCGTCTGTGGCCTTCTTCATCTTCTGCGTAGCGTATGATATGCTGTTCGGACTTCCACACCCATTTATGAAGGAGGTGCCGCCGGGAGCGCCGCATCACTTCTTCTTTGGTAATGCTGGTGGCACACCGCATCACTTGTGGCAATACCAAGACGGCTGGACGGTGCCGAACATGTCTGGTGGCCGGCGCTGGTTCGATTAG
- a CDS encoding hypothetical protein (TriTrypDB/GeneDB-style sysID: LpmP.11.0520), with amino-acid sequence MTQRQQMSAGLNSLVSDLGNQHQEAADATAALNGSISGLAGALAQAQVAVTETASNARGVVSDAGNHDDLLLATLKLQHETPPVAAQKTAQEVKAHPSPTRCARVWGCAGLRSSASRFGVVITTAHRSAISPYDGSGGSAICKQPRWCADNQGETRQSAAESLQVSGSSLRRASEIRTSRRRWEQVSPVVPCRGAGVTRNKHREFNLREPCYLQDVHRVACLIGTESLAALL; translated from the coding sequence AtgacacagcggcagcagatgTCCGCCGGTCTCAATTCCCTGGTTTCCGACCTTGGCAACCAGCACCAGGAGGCAGCCGATGCCACAGCCGCCCTGAATGGCAGTATATCAGGGCTGGCGGGGGCGCTGGCTCAGGCGCAGGTGGCAGTCACCGAAACCGCCTCCAACGCGCGAGGGGTCGTATCGGACGCCGGGAATCACGACGACCTCCTCTTGGCAACGCTGAAGTTGCAGCACGAGACACCGCCAGTGGCCGCGCAGAAGACAGCACAGGAAGTCAAGGCACACCCCTCGCCGACTCGGTGCGCCAGGGTCTGGGGATGCGCTGGACTTCGAAGCAGTGCGAGTCGCTTTGGAGTCGTTATCACCACCGCACATCGAAGCGCGATCTCCCCTTATGACGGgtctggcggcagcgctatTTGTAAACAACCTCGCTGGTGCGCTGACAATCAAGGTGAGACGCGCCAGTCAGCTGCCGAATCTCTTCAAGTGAGCGGGTCATCCCTCCGCCGCGCTTCAGAGATACGCAcgtcgcggcgcaggtgggaGCAGGTCTCCCCTGTTGTACCTTGTCGGGGTGCTGGCGTGACACGCAACAAGCACCGTGAATTTAACCTTCGTGAGCCCTGCTACCTGCAGGACGTCCACAGAGTAGCGTGCCTCATCGGGACTGAGAGCCTGGCAGCACTGCTATAA
- a CDS encoding protein kinase, putative (TriTrypDB/GeneDB-style sysID: LpmP.11.0530) encodes MLTGVGVSAVPPSEAQQGRLTNMDPSVYAVFEECRYKSLLSIYHLSQIIDFTMCGFSESTEVADSAAHKGTHYHDCGLHSEASTKREELVERLVADAAISSGRTEDLPLFIPFMDDNSDASFYSMVHVEAESSSNASGLGCLSENAAKDQSKQSTALKATSPTALGSGERDVSLFPHFNGHWECGIFSGKRVYIQTGGFYLGRGATAMVYEGWMAVTDTVNGSEVYLAKVPVAIKEVTFNAKESKVRNLYELALKLRLDMVHPGIVHSYYAGTYVPRLADFCRAEKAMLYAHLVLARSVTGSVADVLKRTGPLPESEIKRCMAEILSALQCIHEDHNLVHNDVKPHNILIFDDTSAYYADFKYQITDFTGIAPATPIADVLRDLDAQLKQYQSIFSEGGTVIYMSPESCLGMATLTSNDVWSLGITAFHMATGTLPWGPLERQYPSMILNGYRQKYTLQSLVDMEVKRAYEASSAYLTRASTPLDPDSDDKPRVRFHDSSAAGSRAAGGDSCTSQVFRNQYKGFGPILDVLDVVSISSEFRSFLAQCLIENPVERPTCRQLRSHPFLRDVKVALQH; translated from the coding sequence ATGCTGACTGGCGTTGGAGTTTCAGCAGTGCCGCCCtcggaggcgcagcaggggAGGCTGACAAACATGGACCCCTCTGTGTACGCGGTCTTTGAGGAGTGTCGTTACAAGAGTCTACTTTCCATCTACCACCTGTCCCAGATTATAGATTTTACCATGTGTGGGTTTTCGGAATCGACAGAAGTGGCCGACTCGGCGGCGCACAAAGGCACGCACTACCACGATTGCGGTCTTCACAGCGAAGCGAgcacaaagagggaggagctTGTTGAACGGCTAGTAGCGGACGCCGCCATTAGCTCTGGTAGAACTGAAGATCTACCCCTCTTCATTCCCTTCATGGATGACAATTCTGACGCCTCATTCTACTCAATGGTGCACGTAGAGGCGGAGAGTAGCTCCAACGCAAGTGGTTTGGGGTGCTTATCTGAGAACGCCGCAAAGGACCAAAGCAAACAGAGCACCGCACTGAAGGCTACCAGCCCCACCGCTCTCGGAAGCGGAGAGCGTGACGTTAGCCTTTTCCCGCACTTCAATGGTCACTGGGAATGCGGCATCTTCAGCGGAAAACGGGTGTACATTCAAACTGGTGGCTTCTACCTCGGCCGCGGCGCGACAGCGATGGTTTACGAGGGGTGGATGGCTGTCACGGACACGGTGAACGGCAGCGAGGTGTACCTTGCCAAGGTTCCGGTCGCAATCAAGGAGGTCACTTTCAAtgcgaaagagagcaagGTGCGCAACTTGTACGAGCTGGCGTTGAAGCTGCGCTTGGATATGGTGCATCCTGGAATAGTACACAGCTATTACGCAGGCACGTACGTTCCACGCTTAGCTGACTTCTGCAGagcggagaaggcgatgcTATACGCGCACCTGGTGTTGGCACGCAGTGTCACGGGCAGTGTTGCCGATGTGCTGAAGCGTACTGGCCCACTTCCCGAGTCAGAGATCAAACGGTGCATGGCGGAGATACTGTCGGCGCTTCAATGCATTCACGAGGACCACAACCTCGTTCACAACGACGTAAAGCCGCACAACATTCTTATTTTTGACGACACCAGTGCCTACTACGCTGATTTCAAGTATCAAATCACTGACTTTACCGGTATTGCACCGGCTACGCCCATCGCAGATGTTCTGCGGGATCTTGACGCCCAACTGAAACAGTACCAGAGTATTTTCTCGGAGGGGGGTACAGTTATTTATATGTCCCCAGAGAGCTGCCTGGGGATGGCGACGCTGACCAGCAACGACGTATGGTCGCTTGGCATCACGGCGTTCCACATGGCGACGGGAACGCTGCCTTGGGGACCACTGGAGAGGCAGTATCCTAGTATGATTCTGAATGGGTACCGTCAAAAATACACCTTGCAGAGCCTAGTCGACATGGAAGTCAAAAGAGCATATGAAGCTTCTAGTGCTTACCTGACTAGGGCGAGCACCCCGCTGGATCCTGACAGCGACGATAAGCCACGTGTCAGATTtcacgacagcagcgctgctggctcGAGGGCCGCAGGTGGTGACAGTTGCACAAGCCAAGTGTTCCGAAACCAGTACAAGGGGTTTGGCCCAATCCTTGACGTGTTGGACGTGGTTAGCATCTCCAGTGAATTCCGTAGCTTCTTGGCCCAGTGCCTCATTGAGAACCCAGTCGAGCGCCCCACATGTCGCCAACTGAGAAGCCACCCGTTTCTGAGAGACGTAAAGGTGGCGTTGCAGCACTGA